The genomic stretch AGATTCGCCCGTCTCtgctctttcctctcccctcacGCACAGCTCGCCTCACCCACCAGTACCCTCCACCGGCGTGCTGGGATGGGACCAGTAACGCCCGCGGTACGCCCCTCGCTCCCGCGCCTCTGCTAGGCCTGCCGCCCATGTTTTGCAGCCGGCAGCGGTCAGGgatttctgtctgaaaattgttttcattctcaAGCAGCTCCTCGCAGCCGGCGTTGGCCAGttccccctgctcctccccaggggctgcaaaACAAGTAGGGTGGGACCCGCTCCCCGCCTGATCTCGGGGGGCATGGGCTCCTCCCagctattttctatttcttttttcttttcttttttttttttttttttttttttttcagccagctcAGCACCACTTGTATTTCCTCATTCACAAGCCGTACCCCCCTCGCCTCGTTTTGCAGAGGTCTGGTACCCCGTGAGCAGGCGCCCAGGGCAGACCCCCACATCCCCGCCAGCTCTACCAGCCCTGGGCGAActtctgcttcccagctgctATTAAAAGCTGTTGCTGAGCTATATTTAAAGCATGTCTCTCCTCCAGGGATCATTTCTAGGGTGAAATTGTGCTTCCAGCCTTGCTGGGATGTTGGTATGGAGCAAGCGAAGGGCTCACGCCGTGCTTCCCATCTCCCTTCTCTTGGGATACAGGGAGCTCATGAGTTTTTCTCGCCCTCAGGGCACGGGTGAagtctttttcccctctgcctgAAGGCTGGTGTTCATGctctctgcagccccagccatccctcTGCCACCCTCGGCGGTGGGGTTTGCAGTGCTTGCCTGGGGGGAGGGACCCCCATTTTGCTACGAACTCAGGGTACGCACAGGGCTGCAGGGTCTGACCCAGCCACCGTGCCTTCTCCCGGCAGGAGGGACGCCGGCTTTCCTGATCACCACCCCGTACTCGCTCTACGTCTGCCCCGAGGGCCAGAACGTCACCCTGACCTGCCGGATCAGCGGGCCCCTCTCCAATCGCCACAACCTGCTCTACAAAACCTGGTACTTCAGCAGCAACGGCGACCAGAGCTGTTTTGAGAAGAAACACATCCGCAACGTCACCGAGAGGGAGCTGCACCACGACCTGGGCAAGCACCACGAGCCGCCGGGCAACGGCACCCAAAAATCCCCCCTCGGGGAGCTAACTGGCCATCATGGAGTGGAGTTTGTCCCCGACCACCACGGTGCCTTTCACATCATGGTGATGAACCTGACGCTGCAGGACAGCGGGAATTACTGCTGCTACGCCATGGAGGtcaggaaggagcagaacaaagCCCACACCCTGCAAGTCGCTCACGGCTTCGTGGAGCTGCAGATCCAGCAAGGTgagtggggggcgggggggggggaaggggagcccCTTGTCAGTCCCGCATCCGTGCCGGGGTGCGTCGGGGCAAGGCGGCGGGTAAGGGCTGGTGGGGGATGCCGGGGTGCAGCATCGAGGATGGGGAGGCCGGGCTTGCCGATGCTGAAAGCCCAAGCCGTGCTGCAAGAGCCAAAGAGCAGCAGATGTTGAAGGTTTGCATTAGGGCCAGAGAGTGctggaacatttaaaaaaaaaaaaaaaaggctggaacGCAATAAAATCCGTGCTACATAGTTTCACTGATCTTCCTCAACCTCTttctggaagaaaggaaaacaaagctcaACATACAaggagctggctggctgtgAGGGCGGCCGGCATTGCTGGGGACgggtgcagggctggcagaTAACCTCGGGGCAGCCGCGCAGCAGGGATAGCTGGAGGGGGTCAGGAGAGATACTTTTAGACCAAAAATCAGGAGCCTGCGTGGCCAGGGACGGGCCCCGCTGCCACAAGGGAAAAGGGGTCTTGCAGCAGGAATCTCAGCGTAAGCTTCCCAGGATTAAACTCTTGATTTTCGGGCTGATTTTCTCAATACTAgtgagcaaaagcaatcacaGCTAGCAGGTGCGGGAGCTCTGCGGTGCCTGAGCGACTCCCCTGAGATCTAACAcgcttttctcttctcctccgCAGGCAGAGGAGGGCTTCAAAACTGCACGTTTCATACCACCACCAGCAAAGgtaaagggaaaacaaaaaaactctcCAATGCCCTGCTCGCCATTCTGGTCCCTGTATTTCCCTAGGGATGGCCGCTTGCTATAAACACACCGGTGTCCAGATCCAAATTCACAGTCGGGTGTCGGGAGGGTGATTTCCAAGGCTGTGCCCATGGGCAGCATCTTACAGGCATGTCCTGCCGCTTACAGTCACGAACGGATGTGAAAGGACAGAAAGGTAAAGAGTCACAGGAACCTCTTGGAACACCCCGCCGCCATCCCAAGCCATCCCTCGCCCCGAGCATCGATCCTCTAGCAGAGGAAACCCAAATCTTGCTTGAGCGCTCAGACAGCATGAGGCTCCCCTGGTGCTGTGTCTAGATGCTGGAGGTGCCCAAACTTTGCTATGCAGGTGATTTCTCCGTGGGGCGCTCCGTCTACCCCGTTAGCTGGTTGCTAAATGGGCAGGTTTTGCTAAAATTGGCTTGCAGCACGGTTGGGGCCAGCCCAGGCATGGGAACCtgcacctccctccccaggagTAGTGCTTTCTGGCTCAGCCCCTCAGTCCCAAATGCTGGGATACCCTGTCCTGCcgggaaaaacagaaaaggggaaaaaaaaaacctcctcccccaccccaatcCAAACACACCCAGAGCAAGCGGCTGCATCCCCAGATGGATGCGCTGGAGAAGAGGGCTTGAGTCGAATCTGCCCCTGACTTAGGCAGCCCTTGACCCCACCACAAGCCGTCCCACATGGACCTTGGTGGCCACAGATGTGCCTGCAGGCTGCCAGCATTTCTGGGGAGCCTCTGTGGTGGAGTTCATTAGCAGAGGCCTTGGGTAATGAGCCCTTTGAGGCAGCCCTGGTTTGATGAGCAGGCCATGAGTTGGGGTCGGCACTCTTTGAAATCGCTGAGAGCCTTTCTGCTGACTTCAAAGAGCTTTATCAGGGCCCCTGCTTCTCTCCTCGAATCCAGAAGACCACAGAAAGACCTTGGGATGTCCTCCAGCAATGAAGGACTTTGGTCAAGGTCCTAAACCGATGCCTCAGAGCTTATCTCCGCAACCGGCAATGCGTCCCAGTGCAAATCCCATTAGGCCCACCCATGTGCGTGGGAGCCGCGTCCATCAGGCGTGGGGTAACGCCAGCGCTGCCCCGTGTTTGAGGAAGCCAAGGAAATGCAAGCCGAGCCCTCTCCACTGCCCGCTCCAGCTCTACCCTCTTCTGTTGCAGATATCACGGCCGCCGCGCTGGCAACGGGCGCCTGCATCGTGGGCATCCTCTGCCTGCCCCTCATCTTGCTCCTGATTTACAAGCAGAGACAAGCGGTCAGCAGCAGGCGTACGTACCACCCGCTCAGCAACTGGCCCATGGGGACACCCATGTCATCTCCATGGCCTTTACGGGATGGGACGTGTCCGCCGGGGGTCTGTGGGTTTAGCTGCCCGGGTCCCGCGGGCACCGTGTGAGTTGGCCCGAGGACAGGTCCCTGCCAGGGATGGTCCTGGGAAGAGCCAGGCACGCCTGCAGGCTGCCGGCGAGGAGCGTGGGGGACCCGCAACGCCTGCAAGGCACCCCGGGAGCACGCCGGGGGCACCGAGACTGTGAAGATGCTGCCAGGTCCCCTCCCTGCTGAGCCCTTTCCTCCCCATGCACTGCGAGAGCTGGTTCACTGACTcatccctccctccacctcACAGCTGAAACATAGAAGCTTTGCCTTCTAAGTGATTGAAAAAGcattatttgtgttttttctccccctgccctttaaaaaataataaaaaaaaaaaaatcccttacaTGTCTACGGCAAGCCAGGTCTCCCCCCCGCTGCCGCAGGAGAGCAGGCAGTGCTGAGGTGCAGCCAGCTGCCAGCTCCCGCCCGCGCTCGGCTCCCAGTGATTTCAGTGACGAGGCAGCAAGGGGCACCACCTTACCCAGCAGAGCCATTTCATCAGGCTTTGGGCAAGCCGGAGGCCCTGCGGTTTCTCTCACTGAGCTCGGTGGGCGGCCGTGCGGCTCTGAGCAAACCTTTTGGAGAAGTGGTTTTTGCAGCAGCAGGCGGCACGATGCCAGCCACGAGAACGGGAACTACGCTTTCGACATCTGTCCCTGGCCAAAAAGACTGGCCACATGCCTTCACGCACCCTTTTTGCCGCGGCCGGGTTGCAGCTCCCCACCTTGTGCTGCAAAGCATCACCTGGATGCTATTTAACCCCGGGCGGGGAGGCAAAACCGAGGCGGACTTGCGCAGGCGGcagccctccttcctccttcgGAGCCTGCGGTTTCAATTCAGGAGGAGGCCGGGCTGGGGAGTAAACAAGAAGGTGGCGGGGGTGCAAAGAAGGAGGTTTGGGAGCAAAGAGGGTGATGCtgaagaagggagagagggagggaggaaggcagaggaagaggaggtgggtGAGCCAGTGGAAAACTGCACCGCAGCCTGGGTGCAGGGATGCTGCACGGAGCAGGACAGGACCGGCAGACCGGCatcccccacgcccccccctTGTTTGCACCCCTGCAAGGTGAAAGTCACATAACTGAGGCCAGGCACTTAAAAAAGCACCACCGGTTGTATCAACTGAAAAACCCCCGTGATTTTGGCCAACCCAACCTAACCAGAAGCGCTGCCTTGGGGCAGCGGAGCCCTTGCCGGGAGGAGaggatgcaggcagggcagagctggtgggaggCTGGTGCTGGCAGCGGGTCTGGGTTTGGTGCTGGGCATCACGCTGCTGGCACTCACGCCAACCATTTTGTCTTTGACAGGTGCCCACGAGCTCGTCAGGATGGAGAGGTGAGGAAACCCATGTGCTTCCAGCTCCCCGTGACCTCCTCGCACCCGCTCTGCCCGCATCCCGGGCCCTGCAAGGGTCttgtcctctcctcccctccccttgaAGGCAGCGTGCATCCTCAGCCCTGCGGAGCGAAGGGGACGCTGGCGGCACCCACGCCCGGGGTCCTGTCCCTTTCTGGGCAGCCgctgtttctcttccctccctctgagCGGGAAGTGCCTCCTTTCATTTTGGCTGTGCCAAGAGCACATGTCTCCCCGCGCCCCAGGAAAGCTCGAAACCTTTCGGCTAAGCTTTCCCCCCTGCGCCAGGCTCCCTGCTTGCTCTCAGCCCAGGTGCCACCGCCCGAAcccgctccctgccctgcttggTTCTTCCCAGCACTCAGCCAAAACCCTCCGGGGATGGAAAAGgctcct from Grus americana isolate bGruAme1 chromosome 7, bGruAme1.mat, whole genome shotgun sequence encodes the following:
- the VSIR gene encoding V-type immunoglobulin domain-containing suppressor of T-cell activation, whose product is MKFPVRASPAAAAAAAAAAGRLRAGGRLRRGELPPAAPAAMEAVSPRAGLLLAALCLLASHGGTPAFLITTPYSLYVCPEGQNVTLTCRISGPLSNRHNLLYKTWYFSSNGDQSCFEKKHIRNVTERELHHDLGKHHEPPGNGTQKSPLGELTGHHGVEFVPDHHGAFHIMVMNLTLQDSGNYCCYAMEVRKEQNKAHTLQVAHGFVELQIQQGRGGLQNCTFHTTTSKDITAAALATGACIVGILCLPLILLLIYKQRQAVSSRRAHELVRMESSAQGIENPVFETVPSASAEQRPRPQFSYMASRQLSESDRHLLSEPGTPLSPTIPGECFFPTLDPVPDSPNSLKA